A window of Corallococcus macrosporus DSM 14697 contains these coding sequences:
- a CDS encoding M48 family metalloprotease, which translates to MSQRPPRIPPEDVAKSWRDALALWDVRVQLSPPEPHVAFAPDASHAQEPLAYIDLVKRQVFVNFKLLEAMEATGSLTAVLAHEIGHHARFPHTLGWDAELRVQEQRLVPGLRQSLTNLFYDLQVNEVVGRTHAEALCAVYRGFQRVQGGEMSALFFFYLAIYEELWGLTPGSLVPPAQLEPMERRFPGVRAEARMFAQTFYALPDGKLQFLYFCATFIRYIEKPADLEFSLPLGGDVSAPDVDDLDAAIHGSSRWDDAMEEAQEQGWLEPLSTRSKEKDALDTIHRVTEHLPGKGDGKLRRALVAKHYKRLVDPHILKLPSTPSQPEPYLRTTPQAWEYGDDPNSIDWTLTVLSQGHLAAVSPLRRELEADLPPPSEPGVPSVEIYLDTSGSMPDPEHSLNAMTLAAQVLSASALRKKATVRGIVYSAYRKPLVSPWMYDEETARDFLLSYIGGGTQFPFDVMEALSRERPDALRIIISDSDFLWNLSAEKDLTPVLESVRRSRLVVAVLALPDELRARKVLAPLLRERRFRLVLVRWPSDFAKAAADLAQALLEN; encoded by the coding sequence ATGAGCCAGCGGCCGCCGCGCATCCCCCCGGAAGACGTGGCCAAGAGCTGGCGCGACGCGCTGGCGCTGTGGGACGTGCGCGTGCAGCTCAGCCCGCCCGAGCCCCACGTGGCCTTCGCCCCCGACGCCAGCCACGCCCAGGAGCCGCTGGCGTACATCGACCTGGTGAAGCGGCAGGTCTTCGTCAACTTCAAGCTCCTGGAGGCCATGGAGGCCACGGGCAGCCTCACCGCGGTGCTGGCGCATGAAATCGGCCACCACGCGCGCTTCCCGCACACGCTGGGCTGGGACGCGGAGCTGCGCGTGCAGGAGCAGCGGCTGGTCCCCGGCCTGAGGCAGTCCCTCACCAACCTCTTCTACGACTTGCAGGTGAACGAGGTGGTGGGCCGCACCCACGCGGAGGCGCTGTGCGCGGTGTACCGGGGCTTCCAGCGCGTGCAGGGCGGCGAGATGTCGGCGCTGTTCTTCTTCTACCTGGCCATCTACGAGGAGCTATGGGGCCTGACGCCCGGGAGCCTGGTGCCGCCCGCGCAGCTCGAGCCGATGGAGAGGCGCTTCCCCGGCGTGCGCGCCGAGGCGCGCATGTTCGCGCAGACCTTCTACGCGCTGCCCGACGGCAAGCTCCAGTTCCTCTACTTCTGCGCCACCTTCATCCGTTACATCGAGAAGCCGGCGGACCTGGAGTTCAGCCTGCCGCTGGGCGGTGACGTCTCCGCGCCGGACGTGGACGACCTGGACGCCGCCATCCACGGCAGCAGCCGCTGGGACGACGCGATGGAGGAGGCGCAGGAGCAGGGCTGGCTGGAGCCGTTGAGCACCCGCTCGAAGGAGAAGGACGCGCTGGACACCATCCACCGCGTCACCGAGCACCTGCCCGGCAAGGGAGATGGGAAGCTGCGGCGAGCCCTGGTGGCGAAGCACTACAAGCGGCTGGTGGACCCGCACATCCTGAAGCTCCCCTCCACGCCCTCCCAGCCGGAGCCCTACCTGCGCACCACGCCCCAGGCGTGGGAGTACGGAGACGACCCGAACAGCATCGACTGGACGTTGACGGTGCTGTCCCAGGGCCACCTGGCCGCGGTGTCCCCCCTGCGCCGCGAGCTGGAGGCGGACCTGCCGCCTCCTTCCGAGCCAGGCGTGCCGTCCGTGGAAATCTACCTGGACACCAGCGGCTCCATGCCCGACCCGGAGCACAGCCTCAACGCGATGACGCTGGCGGCCCAGGTGCTGTCCGCCTCCGCCCTGCGCAAGAAGGCCACGGTGCGCGGCATCGTGTACTCCGCCTACCGCAAGCCGCTGGTGTCGCCGTGGATGTACGACGAGGAGACGGCGCGCGACTTCCTGCTGAGCTACATCGGCGGGGGCACGCAGTTCCCCTTCGACGTCATGGAGGCGCTGTCTCGCGAGCGCCCCGATGCGCTGCGCATCATCATCTCCGACAGCGACTTCCTGTGGAACCTCAGCGCGGAGAAGGACCTGACGCCGGTGCTGGAGTCCGTCCGCCGCTCGCGCCTGGTGGTGGCCGTGCTCGCGCTCCCCGACGAACTCCGCGCCCGGAAGGTGCTGGCGCCGCTGCTGCGCGAGCGCCGTTTCCGGCTGGTGCTGGTGCGCTGGCCCTCTGACTTCGCGAAGGCGGCCGCCGACCTCGCCCAGGCACTGCTGGAGAATTGA
- a CDS encoding AAA family ATPase — protein MANQDWVTRLLTGRATADKQLNVHLSERDGGSLHDKMRQAYWWITNNAVICPYYDLEFGASASLKTPAGDELHLPEDTSYSSFVLIPLLTLFTCRRALLVGGPGRGKTTSAILMALLSGMGRDEVHRGIQRGHPQLSISDLLGAPLPSDMLKAEDLSAVKVSWRKWIGQRVKIIDEYNRIPTKTQSALLSLMAEGYAEMMDQYVYAGRSSWFLTANDDQGGGTFQVIEALKDRIDVVVRAVPFNSGFMDQLLQRLEADKSPEELLPREIVFTPGELERAYAAILEVEVPKDVLERIAFFLGQLDFCRMASPRFEFKHKDTLKLAGQTVAAVCNEQCPLDKKVHLCTQTENGVSVRAYQTILHFAKAMAFFRGHRAVELEDFRQIAPWVLHEKLVPNPRSAFFEVKGHRMLLQDRVAWLRNMFDMAMGHYDTHQPLRRKVTALRHELDKGLSGVDLRTTEKRMSKVTVLLNELLTRHELSGPVYEDVIHLKSLYSRYRNYATWLKENPGGRP, from the coding sequence ATGGCCAACCAGGACTGGGTGACGCGCCTGCTCACCGGGCGCGCGACGGCGGACAAGCAGCTCAACGTCCACCTCTCCGAGCGCGACGGCGGCAGCCTCCACGACAAGATGCGGCAGGCGTACTGGTGGATTACCAACAACGCCGTCATCTGTCCCTACTACGACCTGGAGTTCGGCGCGTCCGCGTCCCTCAAGACGCCGGCGGGTGACGAGCTCCACCTGCCCGAGGACACCAGCTACAGCTCTTTCGTCCTCATCCCCCTGCTCACCCTCTTCACCTGCCGGCGCGCGCTGCTGGTGGGCGGGCCGGGGCGCGGGAAGACGACGTCCGCCATCCTCATGGCGCTGCTGTCCGGCATGGGCCGCGACGAGGTGCACCGCGGCATCCAGCGCGGCCATCCGCAGCTCTCCATCTCCGATTTGCTGGGCGCGCCGCTGCCCTCCGACATGCTCAAGGCGGAGGACCTGTCCGCGGTGAAGGTGAGCTGGCGCAAGTGGATTGGCCAGCGCGTGAAAATCATCGACGAGTACAACCGCATCCCCACCAAGACGCAGTCCGCGCTCCTGTCCCTCATGGCGGAGGGCTACGCGGAGATGATGGACCAGTACGTCTACGCGGGCCGCTCCTCCTGGTTCCTCACCGCCAACGACGACCAGGGCGGCGGCACGTTCCAGGTCATCGAGGCGCTGAAGGACCGCATCGACGTGGTGGTGCGCGCGGTGCCGTTCAACTCGGGCTTCATGGACCAGCTCCTCCAGCGCCTGGAGGCGGACAAGTCCCCCGAGGAGCTGCTGCCCAGGGAGATTGTCTTCACGCCCGGCGAGCTGGAGCGCGCCTACGCCGCCATCCTGGAGGTGGAGGTGCCCAAGGACGTGCTGGAGCGCATCGCCTTCTTCCTGGGGCAGTTGGACTTCTGCCGGATGGCCTCGCCGCGCTTCGAGTTCAAGCACAAGGACACGCTCAAGCTGGCCGGGCAGACGGTGGCCGCGGTGTGCAACGAGCAGTGCCCGCTGGACAAGAAGGTCCACCTCTGCACGCAGACGGAGAACGGCGTCAGCGTGCGCGCGTACCAGACCATCCTCCACTTCGCGAAGGCCATGGCCTTCTTCCGCGGTCACCGCGCCGTGGAGCTGGAGGACTTCCGGCAGATTGCGCCGTGGGTGCTGCACGAGAAGCTGGTGCCCAACCCGCGCAGCGCCTTCTTCGAGGTGAAGGGCCACCGCATGCTCCTCCAAGACCGCGTGGCCTGGCTGCGGAACATGTTCGACATGGCCATGGGCCACTACGACACGCACCAGCCCCTCCGCCGCAAGGTGACGGCGCTGCGCCACGAGCTGGACAAGGGCCTGTCCGGCGTGGACCTGCGCACCACCGAGAAGCGCATGTCCAAGGTGACGGTGCTGCTGAACGAGCTGCTCACGCGGCACGAGCTGTCCGGCCCCGTCTACGAGGACGTCATCCACCTCAAGTCCCTGTACAGCCGCTACCGGAACTACGCGACGTGGCTGAAGGAGAACCCGGGCGGCCGCCCATGA
- a CDS encoding SH3 domain-containing protein, which translates to MSVTTRRALASSFLLFSLACGEGLPPDDAALPPDAVGETGTTESPLLFGILAGARIRAVENVYLRTGPSTSYASLRLVSIGEQATVVSETPSNGFYRVNVGGQVGWSHGDYWDQVPSLYVNGYALSKDQEKWLRWVAAKTVPRLTGTRAQRLDKAALVSWWAMKEGIWDLGPNRPNPSSNPQSFSICNTSTGDRVIWPLESCNNNGGPWQVGLSGVQVHYHSQASVENMARQLYAREGWSIAQVLDHTARTAGFAAGSVEHSTIVNTTNLALRKSWLLRNHGVGFAIQYPQVHHQCVVQGLSWCYGGSHTWNPAYKFASSRAAMTTSVAHIRQHLSNLAP; encoded by the coding sequence ATGTCCGTCACGACACGCCGCGCCCTCGCCTCATCCTTCCTGCTGTTCAGCCTCGCCTGTGGAGAGGGCCTTCCCCCCGATGACGCCGCCCTGCCCCCGGACGCGGTCGGAGAGACGGGCACCACCGAGTCGCCCCTGCTCTTCGGCATCCTCGCCGGCGCGCGGATTCGCGCCGTGGAGAACGTCTACCTGCGCACCGGCCCCTCCACGTCCTACGCCAGCCTCCGGCTGGTCTCCATTGGCGAGCAGGCCACGGTGGTGAGCGAGACGCCCAGCAACGGCTTCTACCGCGTCAACGTCGGTGGGCAGGTGGGCTGGTCCCACGGCGACTACTGGGACCAGGTGCCCAGCCTGTACGTGAATGGCTACGCGCTCAGCAAGGACCAGGAGAAGTGGCTGCGCTGGGTGGCCGCGAAGACGGTGCCCCGGCTCACCGGCACGCGGGCGCAGCGCCTGGACAAGGCCGCGCTCGTGTCGTGGTGGGCGATGAAGGAGGGCATCTGGGATTTGGGCCCCAACCGCCCGAACCCCAGCTCCAACCCGCAGAGCTTCTCCATCTGCAACACGTCCACGGGCGACCGGGTCATCTGGCCGCTGGAGTCCTGCAACAACAACGGCGGCCCGTGGCAGGTGGGCCTGTCCGGCGTGCAGGTCCACTACCACTCGCAGGCGAGCGTGGAGAACATGGCGCGGCAGCTCTACGCGCGGGAAGGCTGGAGCATCGCCCAGGTTCTGGACCACACCGCGCGCACCGCGGGCTTCGCGGCGGGCAGCGTGGAGCACTCCACCATCGTCAACACGACGAACCTGGCGCTGCGCAAGTCGTGGCTGCTGCGCAACCACGGCGTGGGCTTCGCCATCCAGTACCCGCAGGTCCACCACCAGTGTGTCGTCCAGGGCCTGAGCTGGTGCTACGGCGGCAGCCACACCTGGAACCCCGCATACAAGTTCGCCTCCAGCCGGGCCGCCATGACGACGTCCGTGGCACACATCCGGCAGCACCTGAGCAACCTGGCCCCCTGA